A window from Rhinolophus sinicus isolate RSC01 linkage group LG01, ASM3656204v1, whole genome shotgun sequence encodes these proteins:
- the CCNL1 gene encoding cyclin-L1 isoform X2, whose amino-acid sequence MASGPHPTATAAAAASSTAPSAGGSSSGTTTTTTTTTGGILIGDRLYSEVSLTIDHSLIPEERLSPTPSMQDGLDLPSETDLRILGCELIQAAGILLRLPQVAMATGQVLFHRFFYSKSFVKHSFEIVAMACINLASKIEEAPRRIRDVINVFHHLRQLRGKRTPSPLVLDQNYINTKNQVIKAERRVLKELGFCVHVKHPHKIIVMYLQVLECERNQTLVQTAWVVHDGKS is encoded by the exons ATGGCGTCCGGGCCTCACCCGACAGCGACCGCTGCAGCCGCCGCCTCATCGACCGCCCCGAGCGCGGGCGGCTCCAGCTCCGGGACGACGACCACGACGACGACCACGACGGGAGGGATTCTGATCGGAGACCGCCTCTATTCGGAAGTTTCGCTCACCATCGACCACTCGCTGATTCCGGAGGAACGGCTCTCGCCCACCCCGTCCATGCAGGACGGGCTCGACCTGCCCAGCGAGACGGACTTGCGCATCCTGGGCTGCGAACTCATCCAAGCCGCTGGCATCCTCCTCCGGCTGCCGCAG GTGGCGATGGCAACGGGGCAGGTGTTGTTTCATCGTTTTTTCTACTCCAAGTCTTTCGTCAAACACAGTTTCGAG attgttGCCATGGCTTGTATTAATCTTGCATCAAAAATTGAAGAAGCACCTAGAAGAATAAGAGATGTGATTAATGTATTTCATCACCTACGCCAGTTAAGAGGAAAAAG GACTCCAAGCCCCCTGGTCCTTGATCAGAACTACATTAACACCAAAAATCAAGTTATCAAGGCAGAAAGGAGGGTGCTAAAGGAGTTGGGATTTTGTGTTCATGTCAAGCATCCCCATAAG ATCATTGTTATGTATTTACAAGTCTTAGAATGTGAACGTAATCAAACCCTGGTTCAAACTGCCTG GGTAGTCCATGATGGTAAGTCATAG
- the CCNL1 gene encoding cyclin-L1 isoform X3: MASGPHPTATAAAAASSTAPSAGGSSSGTTTTTTTTTGGILIGDRLYSEVSLTIDHSLIPEERLSPTPSMQDGLDLPSETDLRILGCELIQAAGILLRLPQVAMATGQVLFHRFFYSKSFVKHSFEIVAMACINLASKIEEAPRRIRDVINVFHHLRQLRGKRTPSPLVLDQNYINTKNQVIKAERRVLKELGFCVHVKHPHKIIVMYLQVLECERNQTLVQTAWVVHDGTI; this comes from the exons ATGGCGTCCGGGCCTCACCCGACAGCGACCGCTGCAGCCGCCGCCTCATCGACCGCCCCGAGCGCGGGCGGCTCCAGCTCCGGGACGACGACCACGACGACGACCACGACGGGAGGGATTCTGATCGGAGACCGCCTCTATTCGGAAGTTTCGCTCACCATCGACCACTCGCTGATTCCGGAGGAACGGCTCTCGCCCACCCCGTCCATGCAGGACGGGCTCGACCTGCCCAGCGAGACGGACTTGCGCATCCTGGGCTGCGAACTCATCCAAGCCGCTGGCATCCTCCTCCGGCTGCCGCAG GTGGCGATGGCAACGGGGCAGGTGTTGTTTCATCGTTTTTTCTACTCCAAGTCTTTCGTCAAACACAGTTTCGAG attgttGCCATGGCTTGTATTAATCTTGCATCAAAAATTGAAGAAGCACCTAGAAGAATAAGAGATGTGATTAATGTATTTCATCACCTACGCCAGTTAAGAGGAAAAAG GACTCCAAGCCCCCTGGTCCTTGATCAGAACTACATTAACACCAAAAATCAAGTTATCAAGGCAGAAAGGAGGGTGCTAAAGGAGTTGGGATTTTGTGTTCATGTCAAGCATCCCCATAAG ATCATTGTTATGTATTTACAAGTCTTAGAATGTGAACGTAATCAAACCCTGGTTCAAACTGCCTG GGTAGTCCATGATG